A genomic region of uncultured Roseibium sp. contains the following coding sequences:
- a CDS encoding ABC transporter ATP-binding protein: MEAAGTSVSDRLSVTGTANALELRGVSKLFGALAALSDIDLIVKPGERRAVLGSNGAGKTTLFNCITGDFAPTTGSIRFFGEEVAAFPAQERIRRGLRRTYQISLLFTGLSVLDNVYLACCGVSRGRFSFVRPRRNDALMASAENLVHVVHLDDVRDTKVADLSYGQQRQLEIAMALSGAPRFILFDEPAAGLSPTERQELIEILTGLPGHMGYIIIEHDMDVALRVAESVTMMHNGRIFKEGKPAEIEEDEEVQALYLGGEEGLGHG; the protein is encoded by the coding sequence CTGGAAGCCGCCGGCACCTCCGTCTCCGACCGCCTGAGCGTCACCGGCACGGCGAACGCACTAGAGCTGCGCGGGGTCAGCAAACTCTTCGGCGCACTGGCGGCGCTGAGCGACATCGACCTGATCGTCAAGCCGGGCGAGCGGCGCGCGGTGCTTGGGTCCAACGGCGCGGGCAAAACAACGCTTTTCAACTGCATCACCGGCGATTTCGCGCCGACCACCGGATCGATCCGGTTCTTCGGCGAAGAGGTGGCGGCCTTTCCCGCGCAGGAACGCATCCGGCGTGGATTGCGCAGAACCTACCAGATCTCGCTGCTGTTCACAGGCTTGTCTGTTCTGGACAATGTTTATCTGGCCTGTTGCGGCGTCTCCCGTGGCCGGTTCTCGTTTGTCCGTCCGCGCCGCAATGATGCGTTGATGGCCAGTGCGGAAAACCTGGTTCACGTGGTTCATCTCGACGATGTCCGCGACACGAAGGTCGCCGATCTGTCCTACGGGCAGCAGCGCCAGCTGGAAATCGCGATGGCGCTGTCCGGAGCGCCGAGATTCATCCTGTTCGATGAACCGGCTGCCGGTCTCTCCCCGACGGAGCGGCAGGAGCTGATCGAAATCCTCACCGGGCTGCCGGGCCACATGGGCTACATCATTATCGAACACGACATGGACGTTGCCCTGCGCGTCGCCGAATCCGTCACGATGATGCACAACGGCCGGATCTTCAAGGAAGGCAAACCGGCCGAAATCGAGGAGGACGAAGAGGTTCAGGCCCTTTATCTCGGCGGTGAAGAGGGGCTCGGTCATGGCTGA
- a CDS encoding branched-chain amino acid ABC transporter permease gives MALAESNPATKVHDARERVWFERIPAAYWITCIALLIMPAFASEFTLYQVFGWSFILGMISLSLMFLGGYGGMVSLVQMSVAGLAGYMVAIFGDSAITDISLGWPWYIAIPLALVVAIFFGTVVGSLAVRTEGIYTIMITLAVAAAFFYFTRQNYAVFNGFSGFNGVLPPNLFGVDWRQSMPFYYLTLFWAAVAYFAVLYISRAPFGLALQGVRDNPRRMAALGYNVNAHRIAAYAFAALIAGTGGILLTWQSAQISPGTAGIGPAIDILVIAVIGGMSRPIGPFIGAFIYVLLKTFAIDILLSVGLSGERFQLLIGLGFLAIVFFSPDGLLGLWDRWQDYRKRDPLLDRGEDRL, from the coding sequence ATGGCGCTGGCTGAGAGCAATCCCGCAACCAAGGTTCACGACGCGCGCGAGCGTGTCTGGTTCGAGCGCATTCCCGCAGCCTACTGGATCACCTGTATCGCGCTTCTGATCATGCCGGCCTTCGCCAGCGAGTTCACGCTTTACCAGGTGTTCGGCTGGTCGTTCATTCTCGGCATGATTTCGCTTAGTCTCATGTTCCTGGGCGGTTACGGGGGCATGGTGAGCCTCGTGCAGATGTCGGTCGCCGGCCTTGCCGGATACATGGTCGCGATCTTCGGCGACAGCGCCATCACCGACATCAGCCTGGGCTGGCCCTGGTACATCGCCATTCCGCTTGCGCTCGTCGTCGCGATCTTCTTCGGTACGGTCGTCGGGTCTCTTGCGGTGCGCACCGAGGGCATCTACACCATCATGATCACGCTGGCGGTCGCCGCGGCGTTCTTTTACTTTACCCGCCAGAACTACGCCGTCTTCAACGGCTTCTCGGGGTTCAACGGGGTGTTGCCACCCAACCTCTTCGGGGTCGACTGGCGGCAGAGCATGCCCTTTTACTATCTGACCCTGTTCTGGGCCGCGGTCGCCTATTTTGCCGTTCTGTACATCTCTCGCGCTCCCTTTGGCCTTGCCTTGCAAGGTGTCCGCGACAATCCGCGCCGCATGGCCGCGCTTGGCTACAACGTCAACGCCCACAGGATCGCCGCTTATGCCTTCGCCGCCCTGATCGCCGGAACCGGGGGCATTCTTTTGACCTGGCAGTCGGCACAGATCTCACCGGGCACCGCGGGTATCGGTCCGGCGATCGACATACTCGTGATCGCGGTGATCGGCGGCATGAGCCGTCCCATCGGTCCGTTCATCGGCGCGTTCATCTACGTGCTTCTCAAGACCTTCGCCATCGACATTCTTCTGTCCGTCGGGTTGAGCGGAGAGCGCTTTCAGTTGCTCATCGGCCTTGGTTTTCTCGCGATCGTCTTCTTTTCTCCGGACGGCCTACTTGGTCTCTGGGACCGCTGGCAGGACTACCGCAAGCGCGATCCGCTGCTGGACCGCGGGGAGGACAGGCTGTGA
- a CDS encoding AraC family transcriptional regulator has translation MSEAISVHHGEFGRAALYKLDKPIITHAHREGHLIFYLGGAEAKVSVSGKWVAADRNTGVAVSPWEQHSFHLKDKNPVEACMCLVLYIKPIWFLENSQSAEFALNFGRSFISMTPDVSNWVKRLTSLLLDGGNDHLFDGYLYRTTLQCFEQSWRHADRNSVLSDSRHRFTDYRVRRSLRLMQENYTEEVEVEWLAREVGLSRPHFFKLFKKQMGITPNLYLNTLRAEQAISDLMTTDKSVTEISYDLGFSSQASFTRFFSSNVGIPPSDYRRVAHVT, from the coding sequence ATGAGCGAAGCGATATCCGTTCACCACGGTGAATTCGGGCGCGCGGCTCTCTACAAGCTGGATAAGCCTATCATCACGCATGCCCACAGGGAGGGGCATCTGATTTTCTATCTGGGCGGTGCCGAGGCGAAGGTCAGCGTTTCCGGGAAATGGGTCGCCGCCGACCGGAACACCGGCGTGGCCGTCAGTCCCTGGGAGCAGCACAGCTTTCACCTGAAGGACAAGAACCCGGTCGAGGCCTGCATGTGCCTGGTGCTTTACATCAAGCCGATCTGGTTTCTGGAAAACAGCCAATCCGCCGAGTTTGCACTGAATTTCGGCCGGTCCTTCATCTCCATGACGCCCGACGTCTCCAACTGGGTGAAACGTCTGACGTCACTGTTGCTGGACGGCGGCAACGATCATCTGTTCGATGGCTATCTGTACCGTACGACACTGCAGTGTTTTGAGCAGTCCTGGCGCCATGCGGACCGCAATTCGGTTCTCAGCGACAGCCGCCACAGGTTCACGGACTATCGGGTGCGCCGCTCGCTCCGTCTCATGCAGGAAAACTATACCGAGGAAGTTGAAGTGGAGTGGCTGGCGCGTGAAGTCGGCCTGTCCCGTCCGCATTTCTTCAAGCTTTTCAAAAAGCAGATGGGAATTACCCCAAATCTGTATCTGAACACGCTGAGGGCGGAACAGGCGATCTCCGATCTGATGACCACCGACAAATCGGTGACCGAAATCAGCTACGATCTCGGATTTTCCTCGCAGGCCAGCTTCACCCGGTTCTTTTCTTCCAATGTCGGGATTCCGCCCAGTGACTACCGCCGCGTGGCGCACGTCACGTGA
- a CDS encoding phosphoenolpyruvate hydrolase family protein codes for MTMFERKHLVEKYRAMIARGEPIIGGGAGTGLSAKGEEAGGIDLIVIYNSGRYRMAGRGSLAGLMPYGDANSVVMEMAGEVLPVVKNTPVLAGVCASDPFRLMDKFLDEVKAAGFSGVQNFPTVGLIDGNFRANLEETGMSYQLEVDMIAMAHRKDMLTTPYVFSTEDATAMAGAGADIIVCHLGLTTGGSIGAETSLKLADCPAIVDEWSAAALAVNPDAVVLVHGGPVAMPDDAEFVLKNTRNCHGFYGASSMERLPTEIALVEQTRKFKEIRGS; via the coding sequence TTGACGATGTTCGAACGCAAGCACCTTGTCGAAAAGTACCGGGCAATGATTGCCCGCGGAGAACCGATCATCGGCGGCGGCGCCGGGACGGGGCTGTCCGCCAAGGGCGAGGAAGCCGGCGGCATCGACCTGATCGTCATCTACAATTCCGGCCGCTACCGGATGGCCGGACGCGGCAGCCTGGCGGGCCTGATGCCCTACGGCGACGCCAACAGCGTTGTCATGGAAATGGCCGGTGAGGTCCTGCCCGTGGTCAAAAACACGCCCGTCCTAGCGGGCGTGTGTGCCTCTGACCCATTCCGGCTGATGGACAAGTTTCTGGACGAGGTCAAGGCCGCAGGATTTTCAGGCGTCCAGAATTTTCCGACCGTCGGACTGATCGACGGAAACTTCCGGGCGAACCTGGAAGAGACGGGAATGTCCTATCAGCTGGAAGTCGACATGATCGCGATGGCGCACCGGAAGGACATGCTCACGACGCCATATGTGTTTTCGACGGAGGACGCGACCGCGATGGCCGGCGCTGGCGCCGATATCATCGTGTGCCATCTCGGCCTGACGACCGGCGGCAGCATCGGCGCGGAAACCTCGCTGAAACTGGCGGATTGCCCGGCGATTGTCGACGAGTGGTCCGCGGCGGCCCTGGCGGTCAATCCCGACGCCGTCGTCCTGGTGCATGGCGGCCCGGTGGCGATGCCGGATGATGCCGAATTTGTCTTGAAGAACACGCGCAACTGTCACGGTTTCTACGGTGCGTCCTCTATGGAACGCTTGCCGACCGAGATTGCGCTCGTCGAACAAACCAGAAAATTCAAGGAAATCCGCGGCTCTTGA
- a CDS encoding branched-chain amino acid ABC transporter permease, translating into MRDFASRHPVRTVIILLAVAVFIWLVFAVWPKGLVDVIGRKKVFLNAVFNGITLGGLYFLVASGFTLIFGLMRNVNLAHGSLYLLGGYIGYFVASSTGFWLLAFPVAFVLVAIVGIFMQIFIFRRMEGQDLRQTLVTIGISIVMADLMLWGFGGDFYNITPPSWLSGPMETLFVTGVKRSSGELIYLKYPVVRVVIFLASVVIGVAMWLILNRTQIGMMIRAGVDDRDMLSATGARIQLVFVGVFAFGAGLAGIAGVVGGTFQSVAPGEDIRFLLASLVVVIVGGMGSITGAALGALLIGLAEQFGSVYFPTYAVVLTFLIMVLVLAFRPQGLMGRS; encoded by the coding sequence ATGAGGGACTTCGCATCGAGACATCCGGTCCGGACAGTCATCATCCTTTTGGCGGTCGCCGTTTTCATATGGCTGGTCTTTGCCGTCTGGCCGAAGGGGCTTGTCGATGTGATCGGGCGCAAGAAGGTCTTCCTGAACGCGGTCTTCAACGGAATCACGCTCGGCGGCCTCTATTTCCTCGTCGCAAGCGGCTTCACCCTGATTTTCGGCCTGATGCGCAATGTCAATCTGGCACACGGGTCGCTTTACCTCCTGGGCGGGTACATCGGCTACTTCGTTGCCAGTTCCACCGGTTTCTGGCTGCTTGCTTTCCCGGTTGCCTTCGTTCTGGTCGCCATCGTCGGCATTTTCATGCAGATCTTCATCTTCCGCAGGATGGAGGGTCAGGATCTCAGGCAAACGCTCGTCACGATCGGCATTTCCATCGTCATGGCGGACCTGATGCTCTGGGGCTTCGGGGGAGATTTCTACAATATTACTCCCCCAAGCTGGTTGAGCGGACCGATGGAGACGCTTTTCGTGACGGGCGTGAAGCGCTCCTCGGGAGAACTGATTTATCTGAAATACCCCGTGGTACGCGTTGTCATTTTCCTGGCGTCCGTCGTGATCGGCGTGGCCATGTGGCTGATCCTGAACCGCACCCAGATCGGCATGATGATCCGCGCCGGTGTCGATGACCGCGACATGCTGTCCGCGACAGGTGCACGCATTCAGCTTGTCTTCGTCGGTGTGTTCGCGTTCGGAGCGGGCCTTGCCGGTATCGCTGGGGTCGTCGGCGGCACGTTCCAGTCCGTCGCCCCGGGAGAAGACATTCGTTTTCTTCTGGCCTCCCTCGTGGTTGTCATCGTCGGCGGCATGGGATCCATCACCGGCGCGGCGCTCGGCGCTCTCCTGATCGGGCTCGCGGAGCAGTTCGGATCCGTCTACTTCCCGACCTATGCCGTCGTTCTCACGTTCCTGATCATGGTGCTGGTGCTGGCATTCCGCCCGCAGGGCCTTATGGGAAGGTCGTGA
- a CDS encoding aldehyde dehydrogenase family protein: MKPLLINGEWVATASAAENRNPSDLSDVIDLYAHAGVPETQAAMDAAAAAAPGWAATAPQQRFEILNRAADELALRKQEIGTLLSREEGKTLREGLLEAERAANIFRFFAGECVRQTGDLLPSVRPGIDVEVTREPLGVVGIITPWNFPIAIPAWKIAPALCYGNAVVFKPAELVPGCAWVLADILQRAGVPNGVFNLVTGKGSVVGQALLDSPLIDGITFTGSQTIGHRVAASCLKRLRKVQLEMGGKNPLVVLNDADLDQAVDVAVDGAFFSTGQRCTASSRLIVTEDICGRFIEKLADRCKALTVGNALAEATEIGPVASADQLETDLRYIEIGRAQGGNLRCGGERLRRETDGYYLQPALFTDTTNDMRINTEEVFGPVASVIRVKNYEEALHIANETEFGLCAGICTTSLKHASHFRKNSKAGMVMVNLPTAGVDYHVPFGGRKGSSFGPREQGRYAAEFFTTVKTGYVRA, translated from the coding sequence ATGAAACCTTTGCTGATCAACGGGGAATGGGTGGCGACAGCCAGCGCCGCGGAAAACCGGAATCCGTCCGATCTCTCCGACGTGATCGATCTTTATGCCCATGCCGGTGTTCCCGAAACCCAGGCGGCAATGGATGCTGCCGCGGCTGCGGCGCCCGGCTGGGCCGCCACAGCGCCGCAGCAGAGGTTCGAGATCCTGAATAGGGCTGCCGATGAACTGGCACTGCGAAAACAGGAGATCGGTACGCTTCTGTCGCGCGAGGAGGGCAAGACGCTTCGTGAAGGTCTTCTGGAAGCGGAGCGGGCCGCGAACATCTTCCGTTTCTTTGCCGGTGAGTGCGTGCGGCAGACGGGCGATCTGCTGCCGTCCGTGCGCCCCGGCATCGATGTCGAAGTAACGCGTGAACCGCTCGGCGTCGTCGGCATCATCACGCCGTGGAATTTTCCGATCGCGATACCGGCCTGGAAAATTGCCCCGGCGCTCTGTTACGGCAATGCGGTCGTCTTCAAACCTGCCGAACTGGTGCCCGGATGTGCCTGGGTCCTCGCGGATATCCTGCAAAGAGCCGGTGTCCCCAACGGGGTTTTCAATCTGGTGACGGGGAAGGGATCCGTCGTCGGCCAGGCACTGCTGGATTCACCCCTGATCGACGGGATTACCTTCACCGGGTCGCAGACGATCGGGCATCGGGTCGCCGCTTCCTGCCTGAAGAGGCTGCGCAAGGTTCAGCTCGAGATGGGCGGCAAGAACCCGCTCGTCGTGCTGAACGACGCCGATCTCGATCAGGCCGTGGATGTCGCGGTGGATGGCGCTTTCTTTTCGACCGGGCAAAGGTGCACGGCCTCGTCGCGCCTGATCGTGACTGAAGACATTTGCGGCCGTTTCATTGAGAAACTGGCCGATCGCTGCAAGGCGCTGACGGTCGGCAATGCGCTGGCCGAGGCAACCGAGATCGGGCCGGTCGCCAGCGCGGACCAGCTTGAGACCGACCTGAGATACATCGAAATCGGCCGCGCCCAGGGCGGCAACCTGCGCTGCGGCGGCGAGCGCCTGCGCCGGGAGACGGACGGATACTATCTGCAGCCCGCGCTCTTCACCGACACGACCAACGACATGCGCATCAACACGGAAGAGGTGTTCGGCCCCGTTGCCTCGGTCATTCGCGTGAAAAACTATGAGGAGGCGCTTCACATTGCCAACGAAACGGAGTTCGGCCTGTGTGCGGGGATCTGCACGACGAGCCTCAAGCATGCCAGCCATTTCCGCAAGAATTCGAAGGCCGGCATGGTGATGGTCAATCTTCCGACGGCGGGCGTTGACTACCATGTTCCCTTCGGCGGCAGGAAAGGCTCGAGCTTCGGTCCGCGTGAGCAGGGACGCTATGCCGCGGAATTTTTCACGACGGTCAAGACCGGGTATGTACGTGCCTGA
- a CDS encoding iron-containing alcohol dehydrogenase, with product MTLITYVTRVHFADGVLEEALWSEVEVNRKTRPLIVTDETHLDSELYERLLAGLPVRTSIEVVSDVPDIPNEGAARRIAEIYQRTERDLLIAFGRNTAIDLAKISRISIAHREPLETFSYATGGSRRIGNNLPDLYAVPGIQGFGSAVSAHAPVVLQDGERTRLMCKKLVPTVTICDPTLTLGATPVESASAGADALGRCVEAYLSPGYNPPADGIALDGLGRVIANLHKVLENDSVTARRELMAASLNGALALQKGLGTIHAIGCALETVVDRRLDPGALSRLLLPSVLQFNAGAAREKFSTLQTLFDPNGDSGPARSVTEFLHDLPLPESLNEMGIGEDELRTAADLAASDLAAVRSPRALSSSSLYSIMKSVHLDRTRVA from the coding sequence ATGACTCTCATTACCTACGTTACGCGAGTTCATTTTGCCGATGGCGTTTTGGAAGAAGCGCTTTGGTCGGAAGTGGAAGTCAATCGCAAGACGCGGCCCCTGATCGTCACTGACGAGACCCATCTGGACAGCGAGCTGTATGAACGGCTGCTTGCCGGGCTGCCCGTGCGCACATCGATCGAGGTCGTCAGCGACGTGCCCGACATTCCGAACGAGGGCGCCGCCCGCCGCATTGCAGAGATCTATCAGCGCACCGAGCGCGATCTGCTGATTGCCTTCGGACGCAATACCGCGATCGATCTTGCCAAGATCTCGCGCATTTCGATCGCGCACCGCGAACCGCTTGAGACCTTCTCCTACGCAACCGGCGGCTCCAGACGGATCGGCAACAATCTGCCGGATCTCTACGCCGTTCCCGGCATTCAGGGCTTTGGTTCCGCCGTCAGTGCCCACGCGCCGGTCGTTCTTCAGGACGGTGAACGCACGCGCCTGATGTGCAAGAAACTGGTGCCGACCGTGACCATTTGCGATCCGACGCTGACGCTCGGCGCAACGCCGGTCGAAAGCGCAAGCGCCGGGGCCGATGCGCTTGGCCGGTGCGTCGAAGCCTATCTGTCCCCCGGCTACAATCCGCCAGCCGACGGAATCGCGCTCGACGGGCTTGGACGGGTGATCGCCAACCTGCACAAGGTGCTTGAGAACGACAGTGTCACGGCCCGCCGTGAGCTGATGGCGGCCAGCCTGAACGGCGCGCTCGCACTGCAGAAGGGGCTTGGAACCATTCACGCCATCGGCTGCGCGCTGGAGACCGTCGTCGACCGCCGCCTTGATCCGGGAGCCCTGAGCCGCCTGCTGTTGCCTTCGGTGCTTCAGTTCAATGCCGGGGCCGCGCGCGAGAAGTTCAGCACCTTGCAGACCCTTTTCGACCCGAACGGCGACAGCGGGCCGGCCCGGAGCGTGACCGAGTTCCTGCACGACCTTCCCCTGCCGGAAAGCCTCAATGAAATGGGCATTGGCGAGGACGAGCTTCGAACCGCCGCCGATCTGGCGGCATCGGATCTGGCTGCCGTGCGCAGCCCGCGCGCGCTCTCAAGTTCAAGTCTCTACTCGATCATGAAATCGGTGCATTTGGACAGAACCCGGGTGGCCTGA
- a CDS encoding ABC transporter permease: protein MAERSSPALEIKDLNVYYGQSHALQGVNLTLDHGVLSVVGRNGMGKTTTCKAIMGLVPVASGGISLFGHNLAGLGPAEIARLGIGYVPQGRRLWRSLTVDEHLQLVSRRGGAWTPERVYSVFPRLAERRSNGGAQLSGGEQQMLAIGRALLLNPKLLVMDEPTEGLAPVIVNQVAEMLVRLGQEGDIDVLVIEQNIGVACAVADQVAIMVNGRVNRILPSNQLAADRDLQQALLGVGRHAHDETPAPAREPETDHAAPSAPHVQRVYLSNPKTPTRWSRPVPVRVIENTARTSTAVAASAATPVTPLFAQRAGGGATVYVAGTLDTKGEELRYIRDILKAEELTVRLVDLSTSGKPSGAEVPPHAVAAFHPRGANGVFTGDRGTAVAGMTLAFERWMQAQTDVAGVISAGGSGGTALVSPAMRTLPVGIPKVIVSTVASGNVEQYVGPSDIMMLYSVADVQGLNSITREVLGNGAGALAGAVKARSKRKPVRNAKPAVGFTMFGVTTPCVQQVTAALEVDFDCLVFHATGVGGRSMEKLLDSGMLAAVVDLTTTEICDMVAGGVFAANEDRFGASIRAGLPYIGACGALDMVNFNAPETVPERYRGRLFYEHNPQITLMRTTVDENIEMGRWIGNRLNEMTSPVRFFLPEGGVSLLDAPGMAFHDPAADEALFRSLEDTVRQTSERRLIRVPHNINDPEFAELIVETFRGFHSSRRSRAAGD, encoded by the coding sequence ATGGCTGAACGCTCTTCCCCCGCGCTCGAGATCAAGGATCTCAATGTCTATTACGGCCAGTCACATGCCCTGCAAGGGGTCAATCTGACACTGGATCACGGCGTCCTGTCCGTCGTCGGCCGCAACGGCATGGGCAAGACGACGACGTGCAAGGCGATCATGGGCCTTGTTCCCGTGGCTTCCGGCGGCATCAGCCTGTTTGGGCACAACCTGGCAGGGCTCGGTCCCGCCGAAATCGCGCGGCTCGGGATCGGCTACGTCCCACAGGGCCGGCGCCTCTGGCGTTCCCTGACCGTTGACGAGCACCTGCAGCTGGTCTCGCGGCGCGGCGGCGCCTGGACTCCAGAGCGGGTCTATTCCGTGTTCCCGAGGCTGGCGGAGCGGCGCAGCAACGGCGGGGCGCAGCTGTCCGGCGGCGAACAGCAGATGCTTGCCATCGGCCGGGCGCTGCTGCTCAATCCGAAGCTTCTCGTGATGGACGAACCGACCGAGGGACTCGCACCGGTGATCGTCAATCAGGTCGCCGAGATGCTGGTGCGTCTCGGCCAGGAAGGCGACATCGATGTCCTTGTGATCGAACAGAATATCGGCGTTGCCTGCGCGGTCGCCGACCAGGTTGCGATTATGGTCAATGGCCGGGTCAACAGGATCCTGCCGTCCAACCAGCTGGCGGCCGACAGGGACCTGCAGCAGGCTCTCCTCGGCGTCGGTCGCCATGCGCATGACGAAACACCTGCCCCGGCACGCGAACCGGAAACGGATCACGCGGCGCCGTCGGCGCCCCATGTCCAAAGGGTTTATCTTTCCAATCCCAAGACCCCGACACGCTGGTCGCGGCCGGTTCCGGTCCGCGTGATCGAGAACACGGCGCGCACGAGCACGGCCGTGGCGGCATCGGCGGCAACGCCCGTCACGCCGCTGTTCGCGCAGCGAGCCGGAGGTGGCGCGACCGTCTATGTCGCCGGAACGCTCGACACCAAGGGCGAGGAGCTGCGCTACATCCGCGACATCCTGAAGGCGGAGGAGCTCACGGTCCGGCTTGTCGACCTGTCGACGAGCGGCAAGCCGTCCGGAGCGGAAGTTCCGCCCCATGCGGTCGCTGCCTTTCACCCGCGCGGTGCGAATGGTGTCTTCACCGGAGATCGGGGCACGGCCGTCGCCGGGATGACGCTGGCATTCGAACGCTGGATGCAGGCGCAGACCGATGTCGCAGGTGTCATCTCCGCCGGTGGGTCGGGAGGCACGGCGCTGGTCAGCCCCGCCATGCGTACGCTGCCGGTCGGCATCCCGAAGGTGATTGTCTCGACCGTCGCCAGCGGCAACGTGGAACAATATGTCGGCCCGTCCGACATCATGATGCTCTATTCGGTCGCCGACGTGCAGGGCCTGAACTCCATCACGCGCGAAGTTCTCGGCAACGGCGCAGGTGCGCTCGCCGGCGCGGTGAAGGCCCGGTCAAAGCGCAAACCGGTCCGCAACGCCAAGCCCGCCGTCGGCTTCACCATGTTCGGTGTGACGACGCCTTGCGTTCAACAGGTGACGGCGGCTCTAGAAGTCGATTTCGACTGCCTGGTGTTCCACGCGACCGGCGTCGGCGGCAGGTCCATGGAAAAGCTCCTGGACAGCGGCATGCTCGCCGCCGTGGTCGATCTGACCACCACCGAAATCTGCGACATGGTCGCCGGAGGCGTGTTCGCGGCAAACGAGGACAGGTTCGGCGCATCGATCCGCGCAGGCCTGCCCTATATCGGGGCTTGCGGCGCGCTCGACATGGTCAACTTCAATGCCCCCGAAACCGTCCCCGAGCGCTATCGCGGCCGTCTTTTCTATGAGCACAATCCGCAAATCACGCTGATGCGGACCACGGTCGACGAAAACATCGAAATGGGACGCTGGATCGGCAATCGCCTCAACGAGATGACCTCACCGGTCAGGTTCTTCCTGCCCGAGGGCGGGGTTTCGCTGCTGGACGCCCCCGGCATGGCCTTTCATGACCCGGCCGCCGACGAAGCGCTGTTCAGATCCCTTGAGGACACCGTGCGCCAGACCAGCGAACGCCGGCTGATCCGCGTGCCCCACAATATCAACGACCCGGAATTCGCCGAGCTGATCGTCGAAACCTTCCGCGGCTTTCATTCAAGCCGGCGCAGCCGTGCAGCAGGAGATTGA